The proteins below are encoded in one region of Fibrella aestuarina BUZ 2:
- a CDS encoding (2Fe-2S)-binding protein: protein MADNHTYLIDGANRRWFLKQSSALAGLALMPPLVGQAAAAPNAPLAQAPPAGSKRSVTLRVNKKNYKLDIEPRETLLDVLRERLDLTGSKKGCDHGQCGACTVHIDGRTANACLLLAIMQQGREITTIEGLAPGKDQLHPLQEAFVKHDGFQCGFCTPGQLMSGVAIIREGHADSPAEIREWMSGNICRCGAYRGIVEAIESVQKNGKTA from the coding sequence ATGGCAGACAATCACACGTACCTGATCGACGGGGCCAACCGGCGTTGGTTTCTCAAGCAGTCGTCGGCACTGGCTGGGCTGGCGCTGATGCCGCCGCTGGTAGGACAGGCCGCCGCTGCGCCTAACGCGCCGCTTGCCCAGGCCCCTCCGGCGGGTAGCAAACGGTCTGTCACGCTGCGGGTCAACAAAAAGAATTATAAACTCGACATCGAGCCCCGCGAAACGCTGCTCGACGTACTGCGCGAACGCCTCGACCTGACCGGCTCCAAAAAAGGCTGCGATCATGGGCAATGTGGTGCCTGCACCGTGCATATCGACGGCCGCACGGCCAACGCCTGCCTGTTGCTGGCCATCATGCAGCAGGGCCGCGAGATCACGACCATCGAAGGGCTGGCGCCGGGCAAAGACCAGCTTCATCCGTTGCAGGAGGCCTTTGTGAAACATGACGGTTTCCAATGCGGTTTCTGCACGCCCGGCCAGCTGATGTCGGGGGTAGCCATCATCCGCGAAGGGCACGCCGATTCACCCGCCGAAATTCGGGAGTGGATGAGTGGCAACATTTGTCGCTGTGGCGCCTATCGGGGTATTGTCGAAGCGATTGAGTCGGTTCAGAAAAACGGGAAAACAGCATGA